The following are from one region of the Peromyscus leucopus breed LL Stock chromosome 18, UCI_PerLeu_2.1, whole genome shotgun sequence genome:
- the LOC114700601 gene encoding disks large homolog 5-like isoform X4 produces the protein MSPNLRTAVLLFGSSLGSMHSLFLRPLLGTQHDLSWPCAIQPYKFTYVHLYTGTTGKASTPTSLTEQEQQMNKVDRLTRQLQMMTNERNELSIMLANFTNNDLNNRLNFELEMLNMEHKKVMVDLEKFPNEISEALNKCKELTEETVSCSILHSQLLSEWTHLKEKVSILREENRKLRGEQISLQESCEEMRRLCGEAHEKIYDLWAKEKQHHLRELHSSINTSSTKDIL, from the exons ATGAGTCCCAACTTGAGGACAGCTGTCCTGCTCTTTGGGTCTTCACTGGGTTCCATGCATTCCCTCTTTCTCAGGCCTCTTCTTGGGACTCAACATGATCTCTCCTGGCCCTGTGCCATACAGCCGTACAAATTCACTTATGTTCATCTTTATACAGGGACTACTGGAAAGGCATCAACTCCAACCTCCCTCACTGAGCAAGAACAGCAGATGAACAAGGTGGATAGACTGACCCGTCAGCTACAGATGATGACCAATGAAAGGAATGAACTCTCTATAATGCTGGCCAATTTCACCAACAATGATTTGAACAACAG GCTCAATTTCGAGCTGGAGATGCTGAATATGGAACATAAAAAAGTGATGGTGGACCTGGAGAAATTCCCTAATGAGATAAGTGAGGCCTTGAACAAGTGCAAGGAGTTGACCGAGGAAACTGTCTCCTGCAG CATCCTTCACAGCCAGCTCCTGAGTGAGTGGACTCATCTGAAGGAAAAAGTGAGCATCTTGAGAGAGGAGAACCGAAAGCTGAGGGGGGAGCAGATTTCACTACAAGAGTCCTGTGAGGAGATGAGGAGGCTCTGTGGGGAGGCCCATGAGAAGATCTATGACCTCTGGGCCAAGGAAAAGCAG